Part of the Desulfosporosinus sp. Sb-LF genome, AACTGTTATTTCGTTAGATCGTATAACTGTTATTTCGTTAGATCGTATAACTGTTATTTCGTTAGATCGTATAACTGTTATTTCGTTAGATCGTATAAACAATTATACCGTCTGACAAGATAATTTGCTTTAGAAGCTGGTAATCGACAATCTTTACACTAGCGCAAGACAAGCTCTCCAGGCATATAAAGTATTAACCGTTGACATGCGGTATCTTTGTCTTAGTACTCCAGTTATCGGGGAGAATGAACTGAATCAATTAAAACTTTTCTAATTAATTTACAAAAAGCCGAGTTCATGAAAAATAACACGAAATATCTTGCAGAAAACTAGTTATGGCCGTGGGCAACAGCAGACGGTAGCGTCAATATTTCCCCGGAAGACACCTCCCTTAGGAAGGCCTAAAATTGATCAAAATGTATAAGTTAGTTTTGATAAAATCTACGCTTTTTAGAGGGTTTTTAAACATGAACAAACAAATTTCACCAACTTACGTCGATAACTGCATACGTCAATAATAACCTAAAAGGATAAAAGGAGGTCAATTGAAGGCTGCTTTTATCCTTTCCCCGAAAAAGCTCCCCTCAGGATGGCCTATGGTCGTTCAGATTCTATGGGTTGGTATGATTACCCCTTCTACCCTCCCAAAGGGCCTCAGAAAGCAAAAATGGAATTTACCAACTTGCATCGATAATTTATACGTCAATTATCTAAAAGGAAAAGAAGGAGTCTTTCGAGGCTGCTTCTTTTCCTTTTATGAGGATGACATAGGATAGGTCAGAATATATAGGCCGGTATGATTTTGGTTTTAAGTCATTAAAGTGGCCTTATGATCCTCCATATCGTCTCCCCTGATAAAAATAAATATAGGATCAATATAAGACATTGTAGAATATCCGAAGTACGAGAGGAATAAGATAGGCCAAGGCTTATTCCTTTTTCAGGTCATTGCCGTTGGAGGTGGTACACCAAAGAACTTACCCTTCAACACGTGCAAGCGTGATAATTCCTTGACCACACTGTACAATTCTCGAAAAGATAGGGCCCTGTTCAAAAATTCTAATGTAAAACAAGACCGTAGCTTCGAGAAGTGCGCCAATTGAAACCAGAACACAAATTATTCCAATTAGGATTCTAGTTACTGCTCCCTGGTGAACACCTTGTATAGAGACATGTGTAGGATCACCAGAAAATTACAGAACTCATATCTTACTTATTCTGGGTTCAGGCAGTTTGTTGTATCACGCCAGACGTCAACGACTTCTGTTCCATGTAGTCAAAGCTTCTTTGCATGCCGAACAGATAAATTCCTCATGAGCACAATCCTGCCAAAAAGGCCACACGCACACTGTCGTTAGGGAATATATTCACGAATTCCCAATATGTTTGGGGTAGTTATATCTTGCCCCATGCAACTTTACAGATCTTCCATTATGAAAGATGTTTCCCTTGCATTATTATGTAAATTCCATTTGAAAAGGAGGATGAATTGTGGCAATAAGAAGAATTGAAGCTGATGTAGTAGTCCTTGGTGGAGGAAGTGCAGGAACTTTTGCAGCAATTAAGGCAAAAAATGCAAACCCAAAGGCCAGAGTGGTTGTTTTAGACAAAGGACCCATTGAAACCTCTGGTGCTATCGGTCGTGGAATGGATGCATTAAATATTGTTTCGGTGCCAGGTTATGGGACTCCTGAGGATGTTGTTGAAGCACTGACCAAGGTATCAGAAGGTATTTTAGACCAAGATTTAGCTTATACCCTGGGGCAAGGCACCTATGGTGTTATTAAAGACTTAGAGGACTATACCGGTCGAGAACCCGGCGACCTATTCCCAGTAGATGAGAATGGTAATTACAAGTGTAATTATTTGCATCCTACGAACAAGCCACTTTACCTGGCGATGGATGGAGAAGACATCAAACGAGCTCTTGCTCGTGAGGTCAGAAAATTGGGCTGCACCGTCCTCGACCGGACTCCAGTAGTGCGTCTTTTTACGGAAGACGGCAAGGTCACAGGTGTTTTTGCATTTAATATTAGAACTGGACAGCACTATCTTATCAGTGCCCCAGCAGTGATTATCACCTCCGGTTGCGTTGGCAAGTTCGGAATGCCACGTGATGGATATCTAAGTGGCATTTATGAATTTCCTGGCAATACTGGCGAAGGATTTTCTCTTGCCTACCATGCCGGGGCCGAACTAGTTAATATGGAATGTTTCCAAACTAATCTACTGATGAAAGATTTTAACGGCCCGGCCTGCGGTTATGTGGTTATTCCACGCGGTGGATATGGCATCAATGCTTTAGGTGAAAAATACTGGAGTCACGGTTATTGGTCAGGCGATATGTTCCTAGCGGTTTGGAAGGAATTTATGGAAGGTCGTGGTCCAGTTTACCTTAAGTTGGACCATCTCCCAGAGGAAACCATTCAGGGTTTGGAAAAAATTCTGTGGGGCACAGAGCGTACGGTGCGGGGGCAGTTCCATAAACAGCGGAATGAGAACTACCGGTGTTGGGATTCAGTAGAACAGGGTATGGAAGAAATCACCCTGTGCAGTGGCCACAGCATGTCAGGTATTTTCGTAAATAAAAACACCGAGACCACGGTCAAGGGCTTGTTTGCTGCAGGTGACTGTGCTGCTGTACCACAGCAATACCTACCAGGTGCCTTTGTATTTGGAGGGATTGCCGGCCGAGCAGCAGCAGAATATGCTGCAACTGCAAAAGCTCCCAAGCTCAAAGTAGACGTTGACAACCTTTGGAAGGAAATCAGAGCACCACTTGATCGTCCTGATGGACTGCCTGTTGATCAGGTAGAAACCAAAATTAGAACCAAAATTAGTCAGTATATTACACCGCCCAAGAGCGATCCACTTATGCAAAAGATGCTCTGGTGGATAGAACGGATGCGTCGTGAAGACGTTCCCAACATCAAGGTTCGAGATTACCACGATATGATTAAGGCCACTGAAGTTCAAAGCATCATCGACTGCGCCGAAATGGCGACTAAGGCTTCCCTGTTTCGTACCGAAAGTCGCTGGGGTCTTAGCCACTATCGCCTGGCCTATCCTGCTCGTGATCCAAAATGGGACGGGAAGTATTGCGTCGTCAAAAAGAATCTCGACACCAATGAAATGGAGTTATCGAGCAAGGATGTTCAGAAATACAAGTGGGATTACCCGAACAGGCTGGAGTACGACTATCCGGAGATGAAGCATGACCTTGGAAAAGGGTTTACCCATCCCCCTAACGATTTTAATGACCCCTGGATCGTTGAAAAGGTTGACCGGGAAGGAATGGATATACCCAAGAGAATGTTTGTCAAAAAGGAGGACTAGTAGATGAGTGGCTGTGATTGCAAAAAGTATGAGTGGGTTAAAGTTGATAAGTCTAAATGCGATGGGTGCGGCAACTGTGTTGAGTTCTGCCCACGCGACGTGTTGCGCCTTGATAACCAAGGTTTCCCATACATGGCTTATCGTGATGACTGTTGGTACTGCGATGTCTGCAAATTTATGTGCCAATTAGATGCCATTGAACTTGAGACCGTCCCGTACCTGATTCGCTAATTGTAAACGTTACAGGTAAGTACCCCCGTTTGGAAAAGGGGGTACTTACCCCTACAACTCTTGAAAAAGATAATTTTAGCTGGTTAGAACGAGTGGGAGGTGACGAATTTGAGACCTAAAGTTGTAATGGAGATGCTGTCGGCCTGTGACGGCTGTGAGGTTTCGATCCTCGACCTCGGCGAGGACCTTTTGAAAGTTCTGGAAAAGATCAGCATAGTTCACGCGCCATTGCTAATGGACCACAAATATTTTAGTGCCGAGAATGGTAGTCGTGAAATTAACATTCCCAAGGCTGATATAGGCATTCTTTCAGGTAGCATCCGTAATGAGGAAAATTTAGAGGTTGCCAGAGCAGTGCGGGAAAAATGCGACATAGTTATTGCAAACGGAACTTGTGCTTGTATGGGTGGGATTCCCGCCATGGCCAATGTCATACCTCTAGACGTGTTAAAAGAAGGTATTTATCCTCCTGAGTTCATAGAGGAAGATAGTAAGCTTATGAAATTACCGGCCTTTACTAACAAGGTTACTGCCCTGAACGAGGTTATGCAGGTTGATATTTTTATCCCAGGATGTCCGCCTTCTCCCGAAATGTTTGCTTCAGCTCTTACGGCGGTTCTCGAGGGTAGGAAGTTTGAATTGCCTATTGACACAGTCTGCAACGAGTGCCCGAAAACCAAGGAAAAACGAACTGTCTCCGCTGACAACGGTTTAGCGTTTCCTGAAATGATCCGACCACTTGAGCCTCTGCCAATCAATGACCGGTGCGTTTTTGAGCAGGGTTATTTTTGCATGGGGGCAGCTACCAGAAGCGGTTGTGGGGCCAAGTGCCTTAAAGTAGATATGCCTTGCCGGGGATGCATGGGTCCCAAGAGAATTGGAGACAACCCACGTGCTGAACTGCTTGGTTCACTATCTAGTTATGGGTACACGTTAAGGGATGTTAACGACCGGCGAGCAGCTTTTAACTGGTTTACGGGGGCTCACAACAATTTGCGACCGATTCGCTAAGGGGGTGTAGAACTTGGGAAAAGAGATTATCATACAGCCAGTCTCTCGCATCGAAGGACATGCCCGGGTTACAGTTATTCTTGATGATGCTGGAAAAGTTACCGATACAAGGGTACAGGTAGTCGAACTGAGAGGTTTTGAGAAAT contains:
- a CDS encoding fumarate reductase/succinate dehydrogenase flavoprotein subunit yields the protein MAIRRIEADVVVLGGGSAGTFAAIKAKNANPKARVVVLDKGPIETSGAIGRGMDALNIVSVPGYGTPEDVVEALTKVSEGILDQDLAYTLGQGTYGVIKDLEDYTGREPGDLFPVDENGNYKCNYLHPTNKPLYLAMDGEDIKRALAREVRKLGCTVLDRTPVVRLFTEDGKVTGVFAFNIRTGQHYLISAPAVIITSGCVGKFGMPRDGYLSGIYEFPGNTGEGFSLAYHAGAELVNMECFQTNLLMKDFNGPACGYVVIPRGGYGINALGEKYWSHGYWSGDMFLAVWKEFMEGRGPVYLKLDHLPEETIQGLEKILWGTERTVRGQFHKQRNENYRCWDSVEQGMEEITLCSGHSMSGIFVNKNTETTVKGLFAAGDCAAVPQQYLPGAFVFGGIAGRAAAEYAATAKAPKLKVDVDNLWKEIRAPLDRPDGLPVDQVETKIRTKISQYITPPKSDPLMQKMLWWIERMRREDVPNIKVRDYHDMIKATEVQSIIDCAEMATKASLFRTESRWGLSHYRLAYPARDPKWDGKYCVVKKNLDTNEMELSSKDVQKYKWDYPNRLEYDYPEMKHDLGKGFTHPPNDFNDPWIVEKVDREGMDIPKRMFVKKED
- a CDS encoding ferredoxin family protein, with the translated sequence MSGCDCKKYEWVKVDKSKCDGCGNCVEFCPRDVLRLDNQGFPYMAYRDDCWYCDVCKFMCQLDAIELETVPYLIR
- a CDS encoding methyl viologen-reducing hydrogenase, which produces MRPKVVMEMLSACDGCEVSILDLGEDLLKVLEKISIVHAPLLMDHKYFSAENGSREINIPKADIGILSGSIRNEENLEVARAVREKCDIVIANGTCACMGGIPAMANVIPLDVLKEGIYPPEFIEEDSKLMKLPAFTNKVTALNEVMQVDIFIPGCPPSPEMFASALTAVLEGRKFELPIDTVCNECPKTKEKRTVSADNGLAFPEMIRPLEPLPINDRCVFEQGYFCMGAATRSGCGAKCLKVDMPCRGCMGPKRIGDNPRAELLGSLSSYGYTLRDVNDRRAAFNWFTGAHNNLRPIR